The following are from one region of the Xylanibacillus composti genome:
- a CDS encoding ABC transporter substrate-binding protein, whose protein sequence is MLTRKKVSVALVLILAMLAAAACGSSGGSPSPGTSASGNDPSGEGAQEVAAEPDKVRFAYFPAFHTMVVFVAEQGGFFEKQNIEVDMIYTDRGSLQTQMLIANETDIATGDLTSIAVANSQNRNLLHIFPTSQHMSMNFVASNESLERLGVGKDDPLEAKLEALGKMRIGITGPNAPTDIYTRFLLDQGGYDPKDVEIIALSNAGNLMAALKSGQIDGFMLTPPSPNQPELEGYGTVLIKSSAGEVPELANYPYQGITVRKAWAEANPEVASRFVKALLEASEFIKNQPEEATVHLKAYFEEMADESIEAGMADMIPALPTDGLMTEDFVQHYLELNKELGILELEELPSSADGELWTNDYVLQAAE, encoded by the coding sequence ATGCTGACAAGAAAAAAAGTTTCCGTAGCGCTCGTTCTTATTCTCGCCATGCTGGCCGCAGCGGCCTGCGGATCATCAGGCGGAAGTCCGTCGCCTGGGACGTCGGCTTCAGGCAATGATCCATCTGGAGAAGGCGCCCAGGAGGTTGCCGCCGAGCCGGACAAAGTCCGATTTGCCTATTTTCCGGCCTTCCACACGATGGTTGTCTTTGTCGCAGAGCAGGGCGGATTTTTTGAAAAGCAAAATATCGAGGTGGACATGATCTACACGGATCGCGGTTCCCTGCAAACCCAGATGCTGATCGCCAATGAGACAGATATCGCTACAGGCGATCTGACTTCCATAGCGGTAGCCAATTCGCAGAATCGCAATCTCCTGCATATCTTCCCTACTTCGCAGCACATGAGCATGAATTTTGTAGCAAGCAACGAGTCGCTCGAACGTCTCGGCGTGGGCAAGGATGATCCGCTGGAGGCCAAGCTGGAAGCACTCGGCAAGATGAGGATCGGCATTACCGGACCGAACGCGCCGACAGACATTTATACGCGCTTCCTTCTGGATCAAGGCGGATATGACCCGAAAGATGTGGAAATTATCGCGCTCAGCAACGCCGGCAACTTGATGGCCGCATTGAAATCCGGCCAGATTGACGGGTTCATGCTGACGCCGCCTTCTCCAAATCAGCCGGAGCTGGAAGGCTACGGTACGGTGCTGATCAAGTCCTCCGCCGGAGAAGTGCCGGAGCTGGCGAACTATCCTTACCAAGGCATCACGGTCAGAAAAGCGTGGGCGGAAGCGAATCCGGAGGTAGCCTCCCGCTTTGTCAAGGCGCTGCTGGAAGCATCTGAATTCATCAAGAATCAGCCGGAGGAAGCTACCGTGCATCTGAAAGCATACTTTGAGGAAATGGCCGACGAATCGATTGAAGCCGGCATGGCGGACATGATTCCGGCGCTGCCGACAGACGGGCTGATGACCGAGGATTTCGTCCAGCATTATCTGGAATTGAACAAGGAGCTTGGCATTCTCGAGCTGGAAGAGCTGCCGTCTTCGGCTGACGGAGAGCTGTGGACGAACGATTACGTCCTGCAAGCGGCGGAATAA